CGCCAATCGAATCGAGGTGCTGATCATACAGCACCCGCTGGAACAGAAGCACCCGTTCAACACCGGGCGTATGGCGCACCTGTGCCTGAAGAATAGCCGGCTGGTGGTGGCGGAGACATTGCGTGATGCAGAGCTGGCGCAGCTGCTGAAGCCGGCGTCGGCACTGTTGTATCCGTCGCTCGACTGGTTGCCGGAAGTGGCGCAGGTGGAACCCGGGACCCCGCAGGCCCGCGCGCTGCAGCAGCTGGTGGTGATCGATGCGAACTGGCGTAAATCGAAGAAGATGCTGCACCTGCATCCGCTGCTGCAGCACCTGCCCAGGGTGAGTTTTGAGGGGGAACTGAGTTCCAATTACCAGATCCGCCATTCGTCGCTCCCGAACAGCCTGTCGACGCTGGAGAGTATTGTGGCGGCGATGCAGCAGCTGGAGCCGGAACATAATTTCCAAACCCTGCTG
This region of Microbulbifer sp. SAOS-129_SWC genomic DNA includes:
- a CDS encoding tRNA-uridine aminocarboxypropyltransferase, whose amino-acid sequence is MPRPTCPTCQRPRKVCYCGALVEVANRIEVLIIQHPLEQKHPFNTGRMAHLCLKNSRLVVAETLRDAELAQLLKPASALLYPSLDWLPEVAQVEPGTPQARALQQLVVIDANWRKSKKMLHLHPLLQHLPRVSFEGELSSNYQIRHSSLPNSLSTLESIVAAMQQLEPEHNFQTLLQPFEKMISLQVASKN